The region TCACCCAAAGCCCCGAGCTTTATTTTGAGCAACTGACTATTACGGAAGACTATAGCCTGTTGAAGGACTGCAAGCTTGTACTGGAATGTACACTCGAAGACATCAACATCAAGAAATCCGTCTACGACAAAATTGAAGCCGTTGTTGCCGACGATGCTCTGATCACGAGCAATACCTCGGCCATACCCATCAGTATTCTCCAGCGTCAGATTCGCCTGCCCGAACGGTTTCTGGGCCTGCACTGGGCCGAACCCTCGCACACGACCCGCTTTCTGGAAATTATTTGTGGCGATTTAAGCGATCAGCAATCTGCTGAATGGCTGTACCATCTGTCGCATCGTTGGGCTAAAGAGCCAACGCTGGTTCGCAAAGATATCCGGGGGTTCATAGCCAACCGGCTGGCGTACGCCATGTACCGCGAGGCTTTCAATCTGGTCGAAAACGGCTACGCGACTGTGGAAGATGTAGACCGTGCCTGCCGTAATAACACCGGCTACTGGATGACGTTGGTGGGTGTTTTCCGGTGGATGGACCTCACGGGCGTACCGGCTTACCATACTGTTATGAAGGACTTGTTCCCAACCCTGAGCAACCAGACCGAAGTGCCAAAACTGATTGACGACATCGTGAAAGCGGGCGGCAAGGGGGTCCAGAACGCTCACGGTTTCTACGAATATACCCCCGAAGAAGCCCAACTCTGGAAAGAAACCTACGAAGAATTCAGTTACGAAATTCGTCAGCTAGCCTTGAAGTACCCCGCCGATGTGGTGAAAAAGAAACTGAGTACGAATAAAGAAGAGTAGCCCAATTAGTTTTGTACCAGACAGCATGGCACTGGCCACCCGGCTTGCTGTCTGGTACAAAACCGCAGTTCATAAACCGTTAACCGGCTCAGACTGCGCTGGCGCGGGTGTTCACCCGTGCCTATTGATATAGCCAGCATTCGCTGGCGAATCGTTCGATAGTGCGTCAGTAAATACTGACGAAATGAAAAGACACGGGTGAATACCCGTGCCAGCCCTGGATCAATAAATAATACCCTCATGTTCATTATTGATGCCCACCTCGACATGGCCCTCAACGCCATCGAATGGAATCGCGATTACCGCCTGTCAGCCCACCAGATCCGCGAACTGGAAGCCGATATGACCGACAAAATTGACCGGGCAAAAGGCACCGTCTCTCTTCCCGACCTCCGCCGGGGTAATATCGGTCTGGTCGTGGCGACGCAGATTGCCCGGTTCAACCAAAGCAACGGAAACCTGCCCGGCGCGGGCTGGAACTCCCCTGAACAGGCCTGGGCCATGACGCAGGCACAGCGGACGTGGTACGAAACGATGGTCGACGCGGGCGAAATGGTGCAGATCACCGACCGGACCAGCCTCGATAGCCACGTGGCGCTCTGGCTCGACGAAAGTATTCCCAACGACACCAAACCCGTCGGGTATATCCTCAGTCTGGAGGGGGCCGACTCGCTGGTGAACCTGTCGTACCTGGAGAAAGCGTATAATTACGGCTTACGCGCCCTCGGTCCGGCGCACTACAGCACGGGCCGTTATGCCCCCGGCACCGGCCTGAATGGTCCGCTGACGGCGCAGGGCCGCGAGCTAGTGAAAGAAATGGACCGGCTGGGCATTATTTTAGATGCAACCCACCTCACCGACGAAGGATTTACGGAAGCCCTGTCTTTGTACAAGGGACCCGTATGGGCGAGTCACCACAATTGTCGGGCGCTGGTGCCGCACCAACGGCAGCTCACCGACGATCAGATCAGGCAGTTGACGGATCGGGGCGGGGTTATCGGCGGGTGTTTCGATGCCTGGATGATGAAGCCCGGTTTCACCCAGCGCGTCAGCAATCCGACCGAATTTGGCATTAGTATCGAAACAATCATCGACCACTACGACCACATTTGCCAGCTCACCGGCAGCAGCCAGCACATCGCCATCGGCAGTGATCTCGACGGCACCTACGGCATCGAACAATCGCCCAGTGACCTCGACACCATCGCCGACCTGCAAAGCCTGACCGGTTTACTAACGAAACGCGGCTACACCCAGGAGGATATTGAAAATATTTTCCACAAAAACTGGCTGCGGTTTCTGCGAGGGGCGTGGTCCCCAGGCACCTAACCCCGGACTACGTCCGGGGCCAGCCACAGTTAACCCCTTCGGGGTTATGACTGGATGGTACCTGTGTGCCTTTTATCCCGTCGTTCCAACCCCGACGGGGTTGACCGTGGATAACCCCGGATGCAATCCGGGGAAACGATGTCATCCGGTGATTTTAAAAAAAATTAAAATAAAGTTTCGGAAAAGAGAGTATTCACCAACGACTCCTGCATCTTTCCTTCAAATGCACCAATAGCGCATTCATGTCTATGCAGGAGTACAGGGATATGGAACCTGAAGAATTGGCTCTCGATTCGTCTTTTCAACGCTGGCAGTTGAGCCACGACCCCACGGCCAATTCGCTCTGGGAAGCGTGGCTGGCCCAGAATCCGGACAAAACCGAGCTGGTCGACAAAGCGGCTTCACTGCTGATCTCCCTGCACACTACCTACAGCGAACACATTGCCGAACGGGTACCCATTTCGGAACACGAGGTTCAGGAAGAAATCAGCCGTCTGCATATGGCCCTGGAAGACCGGGAAGTACCCATTATAGCAGTATCCTGGTTTCGGTCGTGGCCCGTTCGCTATGGCGTGGCGGCCAGTGTGCTGGTGTTGCTCGGTCTGTTTGGCTGGTCGCAACTCCGCCCGTCGGCAAATAAAACGCCGGAAACCTACACCGAACTGGTAGCGCTGGCACCTGAGCCACTTTCTGAAATAAGCAACAGCTCCGATAAACCTTTACAAGTCAACCTCCCCGACAAAAGTACGATCACCTTGTATCCGAAAAGCCGGGTGAGTTACGACAAGCAGTTCGCCGGTACCAGGCGGGAGATCTATCTGTCGGGAAAAGGCTTTTTTGAGGTTGTTAAAAATCCGGCAAAGCCGTTTTACGTCTACGCTAACGGACTGGTGACGAAAGTGCTGGGCACCAGCTTCACAGTGCAGGCGTATGAAGGCGCGAAGCAGATGAAAGTCGTTGTCCGGACCGGCAAAGTGGCCGTTTTCACCCAAAAGCAGGTGGCGGAGCAGCCCCGAAAAGAAACATATAAGCTCGACGGCATTGTGCTGACGCCCAATCAGCAGATCGTCTTTTCAACGGAGAAAACGCAGATAAAAAAGAGCCTGGTCGACAATCCGGTTTTGCTGGAGCAGGCTCCTCAGAAGCAGCTTTTCACCTTCAAACGCACGCCCATTGCCGATGTGTTCGCTACCCTTGAGCAGTCGTACGGTGTACCTATCGCTTTCGATAAAGACCTGATGCGGGCGTGTTACCTGACCGCATCCTTCACCGACGAACCGCTTTTTGAAAAACTTGACCTGATTTGCCGAACCATCAATGCCACGTATAAACAGGTAGATGGCACTATCCAGATCAGTAGTAACGGCTGTTAAATGCCGGTTATTGGTTACTAGCTATTAAATAGTAGTCGGGGACTACTGTCCTTATCTTCCAATCTGACACAGCCTAGTAACTAATAACTATTGACTCAATAACCACTAACTCAATAACCAATAGCCTATGGTCAACACCGCTCCGACATACGCATAAAAAAGGCGGAGATGCGCTAACATCTTCGCCTTCAAAATCGCCCCTCGTGTAGCTCATTACGGTATCCGCAAAAATTGCGGAATGGGACTTTATTGTGCCGAATTTTTCACCCGACAAAAGCCAAAACTATGTCAAAACGAGTACTTTATCAAAAGACTTTACAGAAAATCATGCGCATTGGCATCTACCAGGCCTTTCTTTCTGTCGCTTTTGCCACCTTCTCCTACGCCGTCGAGGTTAGTGGGCAGAAAGTGCTGGAGCAAAAAGTAACCCTTCAACTGTCCAACGCCGATGTTGAAAAAGTGCTGGACAAAATTGAGACCGTTACGAACGTCAAATTTCTGTACAACCCGCAAATCTTCGGGAACGACACCAAAGCCACCTATAAATTTCGCAACGAGCCGCTCTCCGATGTTCTGAACAAGATTCTAAACCGGTATCAGGTTACCTACGAAGTACTCCAGGACCGGATCATTCTGAAACGGCTGGAGTCGTTCGAAATCAGAGTACCCGTTCAGCAGGAAGCCCCCAAACGGAAAGTAGCGGGTATCGTTCTCGACGAAAACGGGGCCGGATTGCCGGGCGTGAGCGTCGTAATCAAAGAAGCCCAGAAAGGGACCACCACGGGTGCTGACGGCCGTTTTTCGCTCGATGTCCCAGACGATAACGCTGTACTGGTGTTCAGCTTTGTGGGCTACAAACGGCAGGAAGTTACCCTAGGTAACCAAAGCAACCTCTCGGTAACGCTGGCTCCGGAAGCTAGCACCCTCGGCGAAGTGGTGGTAACGGCCCTCGGTATTGCGCGGGAGAAAAAAGCCCTCGCCTATGCCGTGTCGGAAGTGAAAGGCAGCGAGTTTACACAGGCCCGCGAAAACAACGTGGCCAACGCCCTGACGGGTAAGATTGCCGGGGTCAACGCAACGGGTATGGCGACCGGCCCCGGTGGATCAAGCCGCATCATCATCCGGGGTAATGGCTCCCTGAACGGCAACAACCAGCCGCTGTACGTCATCAACGGGATGCCGATGGATAACAGCACCCCCGGCGGCACACAAGCCGACGGCAACGGCATGAACGTTGACCGGGGTGACGGTATCGGCGGTATCAACCCCGACGATATCGAGTCCATCAGCGTACTCAAAGGTGGTCCCGCTGCGGCTCTGTACGGAGCCCGTGCCTCCAATGGCGTTATTCTGATTACGACAAAAAAAGGCCGCGCTCAGAAAGGTGTCGGCGTAGAGATTAACAGCAATACGACCTTCGAAGACATCGCCGTGATTCCAAATTGGCAGTACGAATACGGCCAGGGACTCGATGGCAGAAAACCAACCACGGTAACGGAGGCCAAAAGCACCGGCCGACTGTCTTACGGGGCCAAAATGGATGGGCTACCCACAATTCAGGTGGATGGGCAAATGCACCCCTATTCGCCCCAGAGAAACAATCTGAAAAACTTTTACCGCACAGGCACCAACTACATTAACTCGCTGGCCTTCACCGGCGGCAGCGAAACGGTAAACTTCCGGCTGGGACTCAACAACACCCAGTCGAACAGCATCGTACCCAACTCGTCGTTCTCCCGGCGGATCGCCAACCTGAACCTGAACGCGTTTCTGGGCAAGAAACTGAGCGTTGAAACGGTATTCCAGTACAACGTGGAAGAGGGCATCAACCGACCGAAAGTTGGGTATGCCGACTTCAACCCGCACTGGGCCACTTACCTAATCGCCAACGTGGTCGACATTCGTAGTCTGGCACCGGGATACGACCCCGTGACGGGCAAAGAGATGGAATGGAACCCTGTTCCGGCCGCGCCGAACCCGTATTTTGTGATCAACAAGTTTAAGAATAACGACACCAAACACCGGTTTATCAGCCAGGGAAGCATCCGCTACGATATTCTGGACAACCTGTTCCTCAAAGGCAGCGTCAGCCAGGACTTTTACAGCTTTTCGTCGGAATACGTCCAGCCTACCAATAACGCCTACCAGCCGCTGGGCACCTACGAAGCCCGTAAAACAAGCTCCTCGGAAACCAATGGTATGCTGACGCTGAACTACAACACGACCTTTTTTAAGGACCTTACCTTTTCAGCCCTGCTGGGCGGCAATGTCCAGAAAGCGATCTTCGACCAGACAACCATAGCTGGCAGTGAATTTACGGTACCGTATTTCTACAGCTACACCAACCTCGCGACATCGACCACAACGCCAACCTACCTGAAAAGCGCCATCAATTCGGTGTTTGGCTCGGCCGATTTCGGGTATAAAAACGTCGCTTATCTGACGCTGTCGGGTCGGCAGGACTGGTTCTCGGTGCTGAACCCGAAGAGTAACCACATCTTCTACCCATCTGTGGGCGGCTCGTTCATTCTGTCTGATGCGTTCCAGTTGCCCAAGGCGGTGAGCTTTGCGAAGTTGCGGGCGTCGTGGGCGCAGGTGGGTGGCGCTACGGTCAACGCCTATCAGATTTACCAGTACTATTCCATGCAGCAGGGCGGTCACAACGGTCGGCCGGTGCAGGTTTTATCGTCCTCGCAGGTACCCAACCCCGACCTGAAACCGCTGACCTCGACTACGTACGAGGGGGGTATTGAAGCCAAGTTCCTGAACAACCGGCTAGGTATCGACCTCACGCTCTACAACCGCAAAACCACGGACGACATCGTGACGACGAACATCGCCCTGTCGTCGGGCTACACCTCGGCGCTGTTGAACGTGGGTGCGTTGAGTAACAAAGGCGTTGAGCTGCTACTGACTGGCACGCCCGTCAGCAAAGGGCCTTTCTCCTGGGATGTTAGCTACAACATGGCCTACAATAAGAGCAAGATCGAACAGCTGGCCGCAGGCATCACCGGTATTGATGTTGGTGCGGGCGTAGGCGGTGGTCTGGTTCGGAACGTACTCAACCGGCCTTACGGCACCGTTTGGGGCTACAACAAGAAGACCGACGCCAACGGCAATGTGGTCTTTAACACAGCCAGCGGGTATGCGCTTCGGGGCGATTTGCAGGAAATCGGGCAGGGCACGCCCCCACTCACGATGGGGATCACCAACAACTTCCGATATAAGAACTTCTCGCTGAACATCCTGGTCGACGGTAAATTTGGCAGCATCGTTTACTCGAACCTATACCAGTATGCCTACCGCTTTGGTCTGCCGCAGGAAACCCTGCCCGGCCGCGAAACCGGCATCACCGTCACGGGCGTAACCCCCGAAGGCAATCCGTACAGCAAAACATGGAGCAAGGAAGAGGTCGATACGTACTATGACAACGACAAGAACTACACCGCCATGTTCATGTTCAACAACGATTTCGTGAAGCTGCGTCAAGTGATCCTCAGCTACAATCTGCCCGTTGCCAAACTGCCCTTCCTGAAGCTACAATCGGCCACGATCTCGTTTGTAGCGCGTAACCTGGCTATTCTCTACAAGGATAAAAAGAATCAGTATTTCGATCCGGAGTCGGGCTATACGAGCACCAACGCACAGGGGCTGGAGGCTTTCGGCGTACCCAGAACCCGCAGCCTGGGTGTGAACTTAATGGTGAAATTCTAACCAACTACTATTCTGACGATGAAGAATCTGATCCAAAAAATACTGATAGTGGCCCCGATGCTTCTGCTCCTGTCTGCCTGCGACAAGGGCTTCGAGGAGATGAACGTGGACCCGAACAAATACTCGGAAGTGGTACCTGGCTACCTCTTTACCCGAGCCCAACTGGACGGCGTGAGCACCAACTTCACGGGGGCTGCTTACCTGACCATCGGCCAGTCGATGCAGCAGTTTGCCACCTACAAAGAGGTACCGGCAGCGGGCGACAAGTACTTCAATTACAGCTACTCGACCGGCAACTGGAATGCCTACGCCGGTACCGGAGCCGGGCAAGGGGCCATCGTATCTATCCGACAGGTGATCGACGCCGTATCGACCAGCCCGCTGGATGTCAATAAGCTCTCGGCAGCGCGCATCTGGAAAGCGTATATTTTCCACCGCCTGACGGACATGTACGGCGACATCCCCTACTTCGACGCGGGCAAGGCGCTTTCGGACAAGAACTACAGCCCCAAATACGACACCCAGCAGGCAATCTATGCCGATCTGCTGAAAGAACTGGACGAGTCCATCAAGGCGTTCGACGCCAGCAAAGCCACGTTCGGCACCGCCGACCTAATGTATGGTGGCGACATTACCAAGTGGAAAAAATTCGCTTATTCGCTGATGCTCCGTCTGGGTATGCGCCTGACCGAAGTGGACCCGGCGATGGCGAAAACCTGGAGCGAGAAAGCCATTGCCGGTGGGATTATTCTGGACGATGCCGACCGCGCTGTGATTGCCTACGTCGATGGGTCGCAGACGGCCAGCCGGAATTTCATCGCCAGCGGCCTCATCAGCACGGATTATGTGACGCCCGGTGGCGATAATGTGGAAGGTGGCAAGTACGCCAAAACATTTATCGACTACCTGAAAAACACCAAAGACCCGCGCCTGAACGTGATCTCGATTGTGTGGACCACCACCGACGGCAAAACGTTCACTGCTGACACGACAACGGCCCTGCAAAGCGGCATGCCCAACGCGGCTTACAACAACCTGCCTGCTAATTTCAACTCGTTCTCGGAACCCAACCCGAACACACTCCTGAAATACAGTACTCCGCTGATCGTGTTTGGCAATGCCGAAACGAACCTGTTGCTGGCCGAAGCATCGGTGCGTGGCTGGGCTAGTGGCACCACGGCGGCTACGGCCTATGCCAATGCGGTGAAAGGCGGTATGCGCCAATGGTCGCTATTCGGTACAGGCGGCACGATCTCGGAGGCACGGATCAACGCGTATCTAGCCGCCAATCCGTACAAAGAAACGGGGACGGTAGCGCAGCAGATGGAGCAGATTCAGACGCAGAAATGGGTGTCGCTGTTCCTGGAAGATGAATACGAAATCTTCTCCAACTGGCGTCGGACGGGGTATCCGGTGCTCACCCCGACGAACTATCCGGGCAACCTCACCGGCGGCAAAATCCCGACCCGCTTCGTGATTCCCGACTCGGAAGAGACGTATAACAAAACCAACTTCATCGAGGCCCGGACGCGTCAGGGCGGCACAAACACGCTCTCCAGCGTGGTGTGGTGGGATAAGTAGTTGGTGGAGTTAGGCTTCCGTAAGGTGGAGTCAGGTCCTCAGACCTGACATAGGGAGGTTTCTTAAAACCTCGTTGATCAAGAAGCCAGCCGCACGAGGTTTTGAGAAACCTCCCTATGTCAGGTCTTAGGACCCGACTCCACGGACACAACACAGTTTCTAATATTTTTTAATAAATTGACAGGCAGTGGCTTTCTTTTAGAGTAAGTTCCTAAAAAACCTCCTTTTCCCTTTTTAAGCGATTCATGAAAGCACAACGCCGTTCCATCTTAAAACGCCTTTTTGCATCCGTTGCCGGAATGACCGGACTGGGTTCGTCAACCCGCTCCCTGGCTGCATCAACGGCTGAAAAAGAAGCGACCAGTATAGTATCTCAGGATGATATTCCCTTATATTCAGGATCGACGAAGCTGGGCAATCTGGTCTTTGTGTCCGGGGCCGGGGCTCACTTTGAGGGCGATATCCGGTCGCATACAGATCATGTGCTCAAAGAGATCGAAAAAGAGCTGATTAAAGCAGGCTCGTCGATGGACAAAGTCTTGAAAGTGAACGTCCTGCTACACGACCTTAAAGACTACAAAGCCATGAACGAGGTGTACAAAGGCCGGTTCGGCAAAAACCCACCGGTACGTACAACGGTAGCCGTACATGCCGGTGTTCCCGGCAATTCGTGGGTAGAAATTGACTGTGTCGCCTATGTGTAGTGCTTTGTACCAAACAGCTTCTAGCTGTTTGTGGCTAAAAACAGCCAGAAGCTGTTTGGTACGAAAAAAACTCACCGTCGTTACTTTAGCCATTTTACTCTCCTTAAGACTCATGCCCGTCAACGCACAAACCAACGTTTCAACGCAGTTAATCGTCCACAAAACAGATGATTTTCAGGTAAACGGAAACGGCGACAACAGCGCCTGGAACAAAACAGACTGGGTACCCATCACGATTCAGGAGTCGGCCGGTCGAAAGCTAGGCACGAAGACCAAAACGCTGTATTCATCCACCGGCATGTATTTCCTCTTTCAGTGCGAGGACGAAACGTTGACCGCTACGATACAGGAGGACTTTGGGGCGTTGTACAACGAAGATGTGGTGGAAGTGTTTCTCTGGCCCGATGAATCCGTACCTATCTATTTTGAATACGAACTGTCGCCCCTGAATTACGAACTCCCCATTCTGGTACCGAATCTTAACGGCAAATTCATGGGCTGGAAACCCTGGCATTACACGGGTAAATCGAAAGTGCAGCACGCAACCAGCATTCAGGGTGGCGAGAAGGTGAGCAAGGCAGCTATCAAGGGCTGGACAGCCGAGTTTTTCATTCCCTATACGTTATTAAACCCCCTCGTTCAGGCCCCACCTACTTCGGGCACCCGCTGGCGTGGTAACCTGTACCGCATTGATTACGACAAGGGGTATCAAACCTGGTCGTGGCAAAAAACGAGTGGCAGCTTTCACGAATTCCACAAGTTCGGAACGCTGATTTTTGAGTAAGAACGATCACCGATACAAACCAACTTTATCATGCTCAATAGAAGATCCCTCATCAAACGACTGTCGGCAATGCCCCTGCTGGGTGGCCTGATCGGTAGCGTAACACCGCTTGAATCAGTGCTGGCAGCTCCGGCGAAAGCGGCTTCACGCAACGTCCTGAAAGAACTTGGACTGCGTACGTTTATCAATGCGGCCGGTACGTATACCGCCATGACGGGCTCGCTGATGGAAGATGACGTGGTCGAAACGATCAACGCATCATCCAAAGAGTTTGTCATGCTGGACGATGTGCAGACCAAAGTCGGCGAGAAGATTGCCGCCCTGACTCATGCCGAATCCGCTGTCGTCACGGCGGGCTGTTTCTCGGCTATGACGCTCGGACTGGCTGGTGTGCTGACGGGCATGGACCAGAAAAAAGTGGAGCTGCTGCCCCATCTGGAAGGCACCGACATGAAATCGGAAGTGATTGCTCAGAAAGCGCACAACATCGGCTACAACCACGCCCTGACCAATACGGGTTGTAAAATTGTAGTGGTCGAAACGCTGGAAGAGGCCGAAAAAGCCATCAACAGCAAAACGGCTATGCTGTGGTTCCTGAACATCCAATCCGACAAGGGCCAGATTCAGCATCAGGAATGGGTGAATCTTGGTAAGAAACACAACATCCCGACCATGATCGATATTGCCGCCGATGTGCCGCCGGTCGAAAACCTCTGGAAGTTCAACGACATGGGCTTCGACCTGGTTTGCGTATCGGGCGGGAAGGCCATGCGGGGGCCACAAAGCGCGGGTTTGCTGATGGGCAAAAAACAGTACATCGCTGCCGCCCGGCTCAGCATGCCGCCCCGTGGCTCCACCATCGGCCGGGGCATGAAGGTGAATAAAGAAGAGATTTTGGGCATGTACGTCGCCCTCGACAAGTTCATCGCAACGGACCACAAGAAAGAATGGAAGATGCTGGAAGACCGGGTGGCCGTTATTTCCAGTGCCATTAAAGGTATTAACGGCATCAACGTCGAAACCTACGCCCCGCCCCTCGGCAACCACACGCCCACCATGCGCGTCACCTGGGAAACGGGCAAAGTCAACCTGACAACCAAAACGTTACAGGAAAACCTGCGCAACGGCAACCCGTCCATTGAAGTGGTCGGCGAAGCCAACGGCATCAGCATGACGACCTGGATGCTCAAACCCGGTCAGGACAAGATT is a window of Spirosoma linguale DSM 74 DNA encoding:
- a CDS encoding pyridoxal phosphate-dependent enzyme, putative (KEGG: oan:Oant_2990 pyridoxal phosphate-dependent enzyme, putative), translated to MLNRRSLIKRLSAMPLLGGLIGSVTPLESVLAAPAKAASRNVLKELGLRTFINAAGTYTAMTGSLMEDDVVETINASSKEFVMLDDVQTKVGEKIAALTHAESAVVTAGCFSAMTLGLAGVLTGMDQKKVELLPHLEGTDMKSEVIAQKAHNIGYNHALTNTGCKIVVVETLEEAEKAINSKTAMLWFLNIQSDKGQIQHQEWVNLGKKHNIPTMIDIAADVPPVENLWKFNDMGFDLVCVSGGKAMRGPQSAGLLMGKKQYIAAARLSMPPRGSTIGRGMKVNKEEILGMYVALDKFIATDHKKEWKMLEDRVAVISSAIKGINGINVETYAPPLGNHTPTMRVTWETGKVNLTTKTLQENLRNGNPSIEVVGEANGISMTTWMLKPGQDKIVAARLKEEFTKAAV